The nucleotide window GAATTTGAAGGAAGAAATTTAATGCATGTGAAAAGGTTGATGTTGAACGATATCAAGTCATGGCCGTGTTCTTGATTTGGAgagttttgatatatatatatataaactctaTAAAGAATTAACACCTTAGACCACAACCTTTATCGCTTTGAAATTTTCTTGACCCCTTCAAATACGTTGccttctccctctccctctccctctgtgTCTGTCTCTATGTGTCTGTGCGACATATTGACGTTACATTGAAAGGTACTAGAACCTCTCGTTTTTGGATGACAAGTATTCCATCTTTCTGCCTTGACATCGATCGAAAAGTATGATGAAAggttaatgaaaaaaaaaggcTTCTGgagtttaatatatttttatcatttttttagcaatatatatatatatatatatatatatattaaaataaaaacgtGTAAGATAATGAGTCTTTAATAAGTTGTTTGATTAATTTGATTTTCAAAGTAAATGGTTGCATGTGAATACTGgtctttcttcaatttttctttatattatgATAGAACAAATAACACTCAATTTTTGTTGCATGTGTTTTCCATGTAATTAATTGCAAGTTATTATGTACCTGTTTGTAGGGTTTCTTTGACTGTCTCAAAATTCTTTCTTTGTGAGTAAAACTTCCTTGCATTGCACCAAAAGAGACAGGATTATTCAAAATTCTGACAGTAGACGTACAAAAGACACCCATGAAGTTTAACCAATCCGCAATGCCTATGAGTGATACTTGGATCGTTTGAATTTGAGTTCTTTCAGACTCATCGAATTGTGAGTTAATTCGAATTATTTAATGAATGCTAAACataaaatattttgaattaaatttagGTTAATTTGCGATTCTTTATGTGAAGATATTAAATGTCTGTTTAAAATTAAGGTTGCAgggttaaaattattttaataaaaaatatttttttgatattatgaaaaaataatttaaaaattattttattattttagatttttcttgattaaaatttattaatttaattttaaaatatttttttaatactacataattaatatattaaaaaatatatttacccTAATAGTAACTCTGACAATAATActaaacaaatcttaatttaaaaaaaaaattatttatttatatttttaaatcaaaatttatattaaattactcTCAGATTGAATCATACTATTCGTAAAGTTGACTCtcaattaattttatgaaaattaaaataaattactcgTTACTTTGAATTGATCAAGTTGAAATCAAATTAAtagatttgaaaaaaaatttaccacCTTTAGCATGGCTAACTAATATGGTATGAACTTCTAAAAAAAAAACATGGTATGAAAGAAAtgtaaacaaataaaaataaaataagatgaaAACTAACATGGCatgaaaacatttttttttaacaaataaaaagaggatAGAGAGAGAAAAAACTTAAGTGAAGCTGCCCATAACAGGGCGAAGAATTAGCCTAATTTAACATAGAAATGAGAacaaaagttttggttggctagtGTTCTATTGCACGTTTTGTTTTTAACACAGAGATGAGCTCGGGGGAGAATAGAGATGCTTCCTCCTACAATTACATCACTCTTATTTTTTGTTCTATTGAAACTTTTTTAAGGAAATTGAATTGTAACTCTAACCTCCTAAATGCTTCTCTACTGACTGTGGATGTTTCAAGTTGACAGACAAGAGAAAGTGCAGAGCCATTTCCTTGTGTGTTCATTTTCCACTTTGACTTCTTGCATGTACTGTGTGGGCCTTGTGAAGCATGCTTCTTTTAAAGCCTAGACTATTGAGATTTAACCATTCAATGATAtgctatttttaaaaaaatatttattattgaaCTCAgcaagtttatttatttatttattttaaaattgagatttaaaatatattttagggTAAAGTACACTTTAATACTCTACTTTAGCTTTTTTTAGTACTTAAAGCATGTACTTTATTTTGTTTCAATTAATGATAAGAATTTTGACTTCATTTTCTCGTAAGGATAAATTGCTACATGTATTAAATAATGCTAACGtggtgtcatgcatgatgtagtGATGATGTGACATGCCATGCAAATGCTACATCATACATGGCACCACTCAACACGCCACGTCAtcaaattttatgtcataattcattttatcacctaaatattaaaagataaaagtacatgtttaaaattataaaaatgtgaAAGTACATttcttaaattattaaaaaaaaagaagcaaagtTCAAGAGAGAGACATATGGAGGAgatagagagacagagagagagagcgtagagaaaaagagagagagagatatgaaAAGAGACGTATGGGAGAGTCAATCCATCTTTATCTCTCTCCATATCTTtcactcactctctctctctctctctctctctccttattTTTTTAGGTACTTTCAAAATTTTTGCACTTTTAACATTTAGGGTTTGaactttgctttttttttttttttcaatttaggaCCTTTACtttcatatttttataatttaggaAATACACTTTCATCTTTTTACActtagataacaaaatgaattatGGTATAAAATTTGATGATGTAATGCCCACGTATGACGTGGTACTGACATGGCATGCCACATCATCACCACATGATGCATGGCATCATATCATGCATGGGTGCTACATTGACATCATTTAACACCATTAGCAATTTGTCCTTATTGTAAAAATGAAGCCAAAGTCTTTGTTGTTAATTGACACAAAACAAAGTATATGCCCTTAATATTAAAAAGACCAAAGTACAGGATACTAAAGTAGACTTTATTCTATATTTTATTATACCTAAGAAGACTTAAATATGTTAGAGAGTActtcataattatttattttgaatgtaACATGTTGAATATGAGAAGGCGTGCCTATGAGATTGACTGGGAAATAACTTAGTTTTCGTATCAAGAATACACATAACGgtaaaaattaaatagattttattatattataattatgtaAATTGAAGAATGGAGATTAACACTGTTTTCAAACTATGCTCATCAATGAACATTTCACATTAACATAATTAATCAGCTGTTTCATTTCTAAATAGCTTAGAGTAGTATAGTGAGAATGTTTATGGAACAGTTTGTGATTACACATGCACCTATATGATATAGGGTAGGTCTTTGCTGCTTGAGCAAGAGAGGCACATACTGAGCTAACTATTACTAATCCGCAAAGCGTACATGATCCACAAGCATGCAAGCAATCTGGCAACCTTGACCCTGCGATTTGAAGTGGAACTTCCCTTCCTTGCTTCTTTATTTTCTTCTCCTCCACCTCCTCCTCTGCGTTTGAGGTTGGTGTCCCCATGGTGCCTCTACTCTCTCCTGTTCTTGGCCAGGCAGGATGTTGCTCCTGATCACCATTATCATTACCTGTAAATTGTAACagtcttaatttataaaagaacgattacttattataaataaaataatagtatAATGAAACATTAGAAATCTTAAATAGGTACGTGAGTGAAGCCATTGAGGATCTCTAGCAAAGGCAGCAAGTGGAATGAGAAGAAGAGCAGCAGCAAGGAATGAAATATTTTTCATGGTTGAAGTTGTAGGTTGGAGGGAAATTAAGAAGATGAAAATGGATAATAGAAAAGCATGCAATGGAAGGCATGGATATATATAAGGGAGGATATGGTGTGGTGGGCAAAGAGATTAGAGAATGTATTAAAGTGAATCACAAGCAGTGTATGAGAACAAAGAGTGAAAATTGACATGAAAACGGCTCAACACAAGAAAGCCCACCATTCACATCACATGGACTCCTCTTCTACACTGAATTGCCTTTAGGATATGCAGCCATGTATTCAATATGCTCCTTCTTTAATTAATAATGTCTATTAATTTTATTGCTACTCAATTTTTACTTGTTGAAAAATAAAGATGAATGGGAGAATTACTATAAAGAAAAttagtttttctttgatttcagagTTGTGGAACCCATgtatttagagagagagagagtatgtATACCAGGTAATCTGAACTCAGATGAATTTAACTATTATAATTTGGAAATTTATATgagaataattttaataataattaaaaagaattatCCTAGTGAATATATATGGCATGCCTCCATCATATATTCGGGCTTCTATAGGAAGcataatataaataaaagccCATAAAAAGTGGGCttgaattttgtattttatttgatTGCTAAAACTAGTCCAATAGGGAAATAACTTTAACAACATCCATCACATTAAAATTCATTCTAACCAAAATTCTTAAATTATTAGATAGAAATATCCAAACATTTAGAATGAGTTTTCACATTTTTAAtgtgaaatattttttattaagttCATAAAAACTGAAATTTAAGCTATATTTGATGTGTTTGAAAAGAAAAAGATGCATGAACGAaagatttaataaaataatattcaacccattttataaaattacttttaatagaatctttttaatttttattttaattttaattaatttaattaagtggatatatttataactaaattgattaattttatttaaattctcaaaattaaaaaaaaaattagattggaacaaaattttaattttttttagaattaCACCTAAATAAAAATCTGACTATTTTCATTATTTAGAAAtgctaaatttatttatatagatTTGATTGGACTAAAGATAGCTATGGATACTGAAGATTATCCTTCCCTCCATAGATGGAATGGAAATTTTGCTTGTATGATAATGATAGTGGTTGAAATTCCTCATCAATGGATAAAATTGCAAAGAAATAAAATCAAAATGGTCATAAAAGTATGGACACATTAATGGCATAGATCATATGGGTGTGTGGTCATCATCATCATTGacaatttttcataataataataatatacctCCAGCTAAGGTAATGGAATTAGTGTATGCTTCTTCTTTGACTGCTTTCATTTAGATCATATCCACATTTCACATTAAACAACTCTCCTAACCACCCATAATTAATGGACTCCAATTATTGGGTGAAGAAACTGTGGTTGAAGTGAAACCACAAGTACATTATGGAATTTAAGTGGCAAGTCTTCATATCAAAGCCAATCATAGGGCCCTCTTCAGGTTGGTATAAGTTTCCAatgattttcatttcatttcccctAAACATTATGTTTAATCATAGCTATGTGTCAGCCACATTTGAGCTTAAGCTCATGACTTAGTACATATAAATTCATGATTGCAAATTACCATAATTTTATCAAGATGTTGAATCCTATTTCTGAGCGTTGGGTGTATACGTTCTACCtattgattaaaaaatatatatatcatgCTAACAAATTCAACAATTTTCTAGTAATCACACCCTAAGGGaagaataatttaaaatattcctAATTTGATCTTTGCAATACAAGTTATGATTAATCTaacaaatttgatgaaaatttttTGCAACAACTGAATGTTTGaggaaaaaaaatttgaaatatctTAATTTTCATAGAATAATTAAGGTTTCATCCTTAATTTACCATTTGATTAACACCTCATTGATTCTCTTTCCTGATTTTGCAACAAGGGATTGTTGTAATATAATTATTTCTTGTCATGCAGGGTTTTCGATCCCATTGTATATGGCGATTATCCTCCTGAAATGCGTCATTATCTTGGAAGTGTATTGCCAAGCTTTTCACAGGAAGAAATCAGCATTGAAAAAGAAAGTATAGATTTAATTGCCATTAACCATTGTTCAACATTATATGCCAAGGATTGCATCCATTTTGCTTGAATCCCAGGCTGGGATCGCCCTATCCGAGGCTTTGTATACACCACAGGAGAGAGAGATGGTGTTCTGATCGGAGACCCGGTATGATACCATTACATGTAAAACATCTAATTCCATTGCCAACTCTTTTTAACTTCAATTTCCTGCAGACTGCAAATCCAAGGTTCTTTGTAGTTCCAAGAGGAATGGAAAAGATTATTAACTATGTTAAGGAAAGATACAATAGTATGCGAATGATTGTGATTGAAAATGGTAAGTAGCATGACATCTGTGGCCAGTAGTTCAATCGTTGAATTTACTAAAAGATTTCAAATCCTACCATAGGATTTGCTCCTCCTCCACAGCAAAAGCAACAAGATCAGCAGGACTTGTTGCAGGATGCTGAAAGAACCAACTTTCATAAATCCTACCTTGCAGCTCTGGCTAGAGCTATAACTTAAAAGAATCCTCTGTGTTTTTACCTCCAGCTGAACATTATCTTAATGAATTGCTTACTTTGAATTATAGAAATGGAGCTGATGTTCGTGGGTATTTCGTGCGGAGCATGATCGACAACTTCGAATGGATCGATGGTTACAGTGTGCGGTATGGACTTTACTATGTTGATCGCCAAACTCTTAAACGCATGCCAAAGCTTTCTGCTAAGTGGTATAAAAATTTCCTCACAGTTGATGCTACTAGCAATAGCAATAGCAGCAATATTTTCAAAAGGAAAAATATCATGAGCACTGTATCACAAGCCTCAAAAGCAGAAATATAATAGTTATGCATTTATACGAGATTCTAACTTATTTATTCGAGATTTTAGCCATTAACCAATTTATATTTGGTGTTTGTGTTAGTATTTATGCACCATACTCAAATTAAGATCCTAATCTAATTAAGAAATATAGATTgggtaattaattaaagttttaatctGATTAGGATTTCAtaataaaatactataaatagAAGAGAGGTACCAGGTAGCCCATAATTAATAATGATAGTTCATTTGAAAGAGTTAGGGCTCTTTCTTACTCTTAAAAAATTGTTTTGGTAGATTTTTTACACTGCAGTTTGAATAGATTACTGTTAAAAATCGAACGTTAATCAGTGGTTTGCGACATTTCAATTGAATATCTTCATCATAGAAAAAGTTGATCTAATAAGAATTAATAAGAACGTTAATCAGTGGTTTGCGACTATAATCGTATAAACGTTGATctaataagaattaatattttaaaatttaaatttcgcTGTGTTTATATATCATAAATTCCTAATGATTGGTGATCTTGTTTCACTTATTATTGATTATATTAATTCGAGCCCCTTACCTTTTTTTAATATAACTTAAAAACTTCTcaaatatatagagagagaggatTGAGTGGAGAACTGTAAATTCAATaaaatacatatacatatatatatatatatatatatatatatatatatatatatatatatatatatatatatgaaggtgGGTATGTCTTAAACAAACGATTTGGGGGCGGTGGCTACTCCTCGCCTCCCCTTGCGTCTGCAACTGAatgaagaaaaaatattaaataaattgagTAATAATTGATACATTGTATACAATGAAAAATAACACTGATGATAAACTTTTAATGTAGACTGAGTATGAAATATTTTGGCTGCGTTAAAAACAAAATAAGATTAACATGTGTAAGTAatcctttaaaaaaaatttacattcaatATAAGTTCAACTTTATATGACGgacataataattattatattaaatattaatattgaaatttatataaaattaatatatatatatttaatttaatttaatttaatgattattaagcttaaaatttttcataacttaaaaaagaaggaaaaaagagATTGGAGTGGTAGAAGAATGGTTGGTGAGAATGATAGACATTCCATACCTGATATACACTTTACTGGTGGAGGTATCATGCGGCTGAGACACAAAAGTACGTCCTAGATAGTTCTTCCCTTCCCCTCTAGCTGCCTTCTGTTTAATTTTGTCTAAAAATGTAATGAACATTCACAGAGAGAGATGATGAGCTTGGGAACAGAAATAGTGCTTGCAGTGGTGGGTCTATGGGCAATGTTTGTGCGACCTGAGGTTCTGAGATTCGCCGAAGAGATGATGCAAGTCATGGCTTCTTCCATCTGCCAGTTTATTAGAGGGACTCATTACTCTTCTTCTCCTAATTCTTATCTTCACTGATCCAACCACTCACTGCCAGAGCCTGTAATGGACaaattgctaattttttttttctcttatttctTCTTTTGTTGTTGTGTAATTTGTAGCAAAAATGTCAATCAAATCTCATTGTTTTAATAACAAAAATCCATATCTTTGGATTATGGACaggcaaatatatatatatatatatatatactcactTTTATTACTTTGATGAAGATATTATTATTAGATTTTGGTAGaatttcaattatatttttaaatggcAATTAAACAACTTatgtaataagaaaaattattatttagttttttattttaaagaaattaattatttaattttatattttaaaaaatatattatttaatctctttatttttAGTCTATTAAATTATTTGTTCCTTAGTCAATTTTTCTCCTAGTTAATAGATCTTAATGTCAGTCAAACtgctatttaattcttttatttgaatgaaattaattatttgatccttatattttaaaaaattacaatagTTAATTTCTATAATTTAGTTCTTTTAACTCTTTAATTCATTTGATTATATTCAAATGGCTCTAAACTTATTTTCTATTTCTTTCTAACTATGTTTCTTCTTTTCTGTACTCACACATTTCTTCTTCTCTCGTGTTCTCTTTATTTTTCATCTTTTAATAAAAATGATATAAGTTATCTTCATAAAAAAGTTAATCAAATCAATTCCTCTAAATTTTCATGTAATTAATGTCATAAATTTAAGAAATTTATTTTctaataaagaaaatataaaaatgatactcaaggaattaaatgaaaatatttaaataatttttttaaaaaaatataaatttaaatttaatctctatacaataaaatttttatttttatctaagaatatattttttaaaatatatcaactaactaattatttttaataaaataaaaaaaattatcaaataaaataaattaaataataatctaACTAATATTAAAAgctattaactaataaaaaatttaatgattgaattaaaaaaatttaataaaagtaaTAGACTaaataatacaatttttaaaatataaagatcaAAAAAGTTATCAACTTTCCTTTTAGGCCCTTAACCACTCAGACTGGTTCCATTTGAGTTGGAATTTGGGCTAGGACTGGTCCGACTTCACAATGGGTCTTTAAGTCTGCTCCCACTACAACCACTTATGGCTGGGCAAACTTCTGTGTACAATTGAAAGatcgaattaaattaatttttttaatttattttatttttttattatatataaggaAAGGGACTCTTTCAAATTTAactattttaattatcatttgaattttttcatataaaaaaaattatcattaaattgTGTCAAATTCAATTCAGTTTAATTTTAAGCAATaacagtaattattattattaaaaaatttcgcACATATAAAAGCAGAGCAGAGAGCATAAAACGGCATGACAATTTTAGTTCAGTAGGCTAATGCACAAGATTAagttttcttttattaatatataGAATGGAAGAACAATAaaagaacttatatatatatatatatatatatatatatatatatatatatatatatatatatatatatatatatatatatatatatatatatatatatatccccacaACTTGAAAGCTTATTGAGCTATATCTACATATTACAATGTGACCGTGACCATATATCCATATGCGTGTAGCTTTGAaatggggatatatatatatatttttacaaaGAATAAGCAAGCAAAATTAACTGAGgacaaaaaataaaatgaatcATTCATTTTACAACTTATTAACCAgaattaattcaataaaaaattgaAACCAGAAAGCATGAAGATCAAGGTTTTGGATTACTATGTTGTAGGAGCTAGGAAGAAGTTTTGTTCTAAGCAGGCATAGAAAATTTTCTGCTCTGCATTTGCTTATCATTCTCCATTTCAATTAAGCTGTTGATGACAATATCCGATGCACTTGTTACCACTTCCGACCAGTTCCTGTAAATTCAAACATAAGgaagaaaatttattatttttttcttgtcTTGGCTAGCATTGTTGTTAAATATGTATAATggaaatcttcaaaaataagtATGGATGAGCATTGTCGGGATTTGAGAAATTGTATGCATAACATCATCAACTTGCACAATGTGGAAACAAGAAACAAAAGCAGAATGGTCTTACCCTTTTAAGGAGTCGAACGTGAGCCCTACGGTGTACTTAGCCTCTTCAAGAGCCCAATTAAACCTCTGTATCTCCTCTGCAGAACACAGTCCCTTGTTCGTAATGTGAAGTTGTGATGGTTTAATGTCACAGAAGACAGGAATAACCTTCTTCTTGGACTCCATTATAAGAGCTAGCTCATGAAGGCAGAAGTATGACTCACAATAATGAGgagagaacacagctacacctaCCTTACATTGCCTAATTGCTCCATTGATACTCTCAAACAACTTATCACCTGGTTTCATGTTCTTCTTGTCCAAGAAAGGACGTATGTTTAACCGGGAAAGGTGATCATAGAGCAACGCAACTACATTGCGTTTTGTGTCGATACTTCTATGGTTAATGAACACATCATAAGGTTTAATAGCCCGATTCATCATCTGGGTTCGAGGATATTGACTGAGAATTTGGCGTTGGAATTTAACTATGGACGAGCGATGCATGGCTTCCAACAAAAAAAGACAAGCAGAAAAATCTCTAGATAGCTTAGCTACTGTTGTTCGTTTGCTGTTTTGTTTAGTGTTGTGAAGTGTAATATTGTGAGAGAAGGAAGAATAGGTAGCCATGGTTTTATAGGGAGATTGAAGGCTTGAATAGGTTGTGAAGAATAAGGAATATGCTCATTTTTACTTCTTGAGTTGAATTTGAAGGAAGAAATTTAATGCATGTGAAAAGGTTGAAGTTGAACGTTATCAAGTGATGGCCGTGTTATTGATTTGGACAGttttgatttatatatatatatatatatagaaactcTACAAAGAATAAACACCTTAGACCACTACCTTTATCGCTTTGAAATTTTCTTGACCCCTTCAAATACGTTGCCTTCTCCTCCTTTGGAGTTTTTTACCCAACgggtgtaataaaaaaaattatacaaaaaaAAGTGGGTTTGAATTTATTTACTGGAGTGAATTATATTAAGATAAAAAATATGGGGATGAGatgctaattataatagtgtttatAAAGTTTGAACACTTTTATGAATAGCGTCtaacatttaaataaaataaaataattaaaaaattttaagtaaaAATTGAACCCTACTATAAATAGCGTTCAGCTTctactttaaaatttttaattattttatttattaatagtagcgtccaatttttactttaaaatttttaattattttatttattaaatattttttatttaattaaaattttattttaaataaaaagtaattttttataataaaaatattataatatataatattaattattataatattatttattaaaataatatttatattttatttaaaatataaaataaaataattaaaaatattaaaataaaaattgtacactaTTATAAATAGCTTACAACTTtcactttaaattttttaattattttattttatttaaacatTAAATGTTATTTATAAAAACGTCTAGAttcttaaaatattattataattagccTCTCACTCTCGACTCTTTCATCTCAATATAATTTATTCTTtccaataattaaaattaaactcatatttttttaatataattttttttttttgttacaccCTTATGGGAAAAAACTCCCTCCTTTATGTCCGTCTCTATGTATCTGTTTGACATATTGATGTTGTATTGAAAGGTACTAGAACCTCTCTTTTTTGGACGACAGGTATTCTATCTTTCTGCCTTGACATCGATTGAAAAGTATGATGTGaggttaatttaaaaaaaaaagcttctggagtttaatatatttttatcatttttttagcaatatatatgaaaataaaaacgTGTAAGATAAATGAGTTGTTTGATTAATTTGATTTTCAAAGTAAA belongs to Hevea brasiliensis isolate MT/VB/25A 57/8 chromosome 4, ASM3005281v1, whole genome shotgun sequence and includes:
- the LOC131179540 gene encoding probable 2' cyclic ADP-D-ribose synthase BdTIR, which gives rise to MMNRAIKPYDVFINHRSIDTKRNVVALLYDHLSRLNIRPFLDKKNMKPGDKLFESINGAIRQCKVGVAVFSPHYCESYFCLHELALIMESKKKVIPVFCDIKPSQLHITNKGLCSAEEIQRFNWALEEAKYTVGLTFDSLKGNWSEVVTSASDIVINSLIEMENDKQMQSRKFSMPA